A region from the Brassica napus cultivar Da-Ae chromosome C8, Da-Ae, whole genome shotgun sequence genome encodes:
- the LOC106423764 gene encoding uncharacterized protein LOC106423764: protein MNDHKKLLQGGMQEENRAKKPISASPTMSQLVTANSNADLTGPSEVVFNVCCLCVYCPLCILWCCIKLPCAIGWRAIQKAGRHLSGCSGCGRSLSMKIKATDYSSFSDIDSDEVKYKAHSLLKRIG from the coding sequence ATGAACGACCACAAAAAATTACTCCAAGGGGGAATGCAAGAAGAAAATCGAGCAAAGAAACCAATATCCGCTTCGCCTACAATGTCTCAGCTCGTGACAGCAAACTCAAACGCAGATCTAACAGGTCCATCAGAGGTCGTGTTTAACGTTTGCTGCTTATGCGTCTATTGTCCTCTTTGCATTCTCTGGTGCTGCATCAAATTGCCTTGTGCAATCGGATGGCGAGCCATCCAAAAAGCTGGACGCCACTTAAGTGGCTGCAGCGGCTGTGGCAGAAGCTTGAGCATGAAGATTAAGGCTACAGATTATTCTTCATTTTCGGATATTGATTCAGATGAAGTGAAATACAAAGCTCATAGTCTTTTAAAACGAATTGGctga